One Chroococcidiopsis sp. TS-821 genomic window carries:
- a CDS encoding adenylate kinase has protein sequence MKKVAVFGNAGGGKSTLSKRLSEIAGLPLYVLDKIQYPSGDTEVSQEEYQHIHQKILATDRWIIDGFGNKETLWLRLNEADTLVFVDLPLYVHFWWVTKRLIVGYFKPPEGWPQKSSILKSSLRSYRVLWLCHKRLTPKYREYIQQAQSIKSVYHIQSPAQILQFFKCIENKTNSNNGASA, from the coding sequence ATGAAAAAAGTAGCAGTATTTGGCAATGCTGGCGGCGGTAAATCAACGCTTAGCAAGAGATTATCAGAAATAGCTGGTTTACCACTTTACGTCTTGGACAAAATTCAATATCCATCAGGAGATACTGAAGTTTCCCAGGAAGAATATCAGCATATTCATCAGAAAATTTTGGCGACTGACCGATGGATTATTGACGGGTTTGGTAACAAGGAAACCCTCTGGCTACGACTAAATGAGGCAGATACTCTAGTTTTTGTCGACCTACCGCTCTACGTGCATTTCTGGTGGGTGACTAAACGCCTAATTGTAGGTTACTTTAAACCACCAGAAGGCTGGCCTCAAAAGAGTTCCATCTTGAAAAGTTCGCTTCGTAGTTACCGCGTGCTTTGGTTATGTCACAAACGTTTAACGCCAAAATACCGCGAGTATATCCAGCAGGCTCAAAGTATAAAGAGTGTATATCACATTCAATCGCCTGCACAAATTTTGCAGTTTTTTAAATGCATTGAGAATAAGACTAACTCTAACAATGGTGCGTCAGCCTAA